Within the Candidatus Saccharibacteria bacterium oral taxon 488 genome, the region ATCAGATTATGCGGCGTGTCAATGGTGATGATTTTACCATTGTCCATAATCGCCAAGCGATCGCACAGCAATTCAGCCTCGTCCATGTAATGAGTTGTCAGCACGACAGTAATACCTTCATCGCGAATCTCTTTAATCAAATCCCAGAGATTGCGGCGAGCCTGCGGATCCAGCCCAGTGGTCGGCTCATCGAGAAATAGCACCGTCGGGTTATTGACCAGCGTCGAAGCGATAGCGAAGCGTTGCTTTTGCCCGCCTGAGAGCTGCTCGACATAGCTTTTGGCTTTGTCGGTCAACTGCACCTTGGCGAGTAGTGCGTCGGCGTCAACCGTCTGGCCATACAGGCTAGCAAACATTTTCAATTGTTCGCGCAGGGTCAGCTTGTCGTAAAACGTTGTCGATTGTAGCTGGATGCCGATGATGTTTTTAATGTGCTTCGGCTGCTTAGCAACATCAATCCCGTCGATAGTCGCCGTACCGCCGTCAATCGGCCGGAGCGCCTCCAGCATCTCTAGCGTCGTCGTCTTGCCGGCACCGTTGGGACCGAGGATACCAAAGATCTCGCCTTTCTTGACCTCAAACGACACGCCATCAACAACATTTTTGCCGCTATAGGTCTTGACGAGTTGGTCAACTGTTATGATTGGTTCAGGTTGAGCCATGTATAACTCCTTTCCGCGCTCTATTTCAGCACTGTATACCTTAAATGATAGAGTGACTCCCTGCCAAGCTATCTATTATCTAGTAATTATAGCACTCCAGGCGGGCGATGCAACCGAGGGATCTAGCCAAGCCGATACGATACCGCTATACTAGCTATATGCCAAAGAAACCCGAACTCTCTATCACGCGGCCGCAGAGTCGTCTCAGGAAACGATACGTATTTGCGCTGGTGCTGATACCATTGATCGCTGTTTGTATCAGTCTCGGCGTGCTGTACTGGCCAAAGATTGCTCATAAACTTCATTCGCTAAGGGTCGCCAGTAGCGTCGATCCGTCACGCGGCGAGGCGACATTCCCGCAGATTGATACCATAAATTTACACCCAACCCGGCAAAAAATTATCAGCCTCGCCAAAACTGAATTCGAAGCACAGTCCGCTGGCACCAAGTTCAGCCAGGGCGTCCGTGAAGCTTGGTGCGCTGACTTTGTGAGTTGGGTCATGCAGCAGGCGAACGCGCCATTAAAGAATCCGCACACTGGTGGCTGGCGCATTCCAGGAACGTTTACCTTGCGTGAATATTACGAAGCAGCCGGTCGATTCAAGCCCGTCACCTCTGGCTATCAACCGCGTCCAGGTGATGTGGCAATTTATCGTGGCTCGCCGGTGTTTGGCGACCATACGAATATTGTCCTCAAAAATAACGACGGCGTTCTGACCACTGTTGGCGGTAATGAAATGAACCGTATCCGCGTATTCACCAACCACGATAAGCGCTACGATGGGCTGCTGGGATATGGCGTGCTAGCAGAATAATAAAAACCCAGAACTAACACCCAATTACAATTATAATATCGCACCTAACCGAGTAGCCGCAGTAGCGACATTACGCCGCGTGACTTGCCGCTAGCAAAAACGCCACCAATGCATCGGGCTGCTGCTCAGCCAGCCACGTTACGGCGTCAACGATAGCGTCCTTGTTTGTGCCACCATTTTTGAGCTCCTCGAGGAGGCGTTTGACCGTCCGCTGCGTCTGACCATCATACCGATCGAGGCGCATCGCCTGAGTAACTTGCTTGACCTGCTCGTCGCTGAGCGCAACGTAGGGCGAGACCACTTCGTGCGCATGCTTGGGACTGCGCTTGGCGGCTTCGGCTTTGCGTTGGAGGTTTTCGAGGCCTTCAATCGTCGCCCGCATCAAGGCCTCCGCCTCGTCCATACCACGCTGATAGGCCTGAGCAAATTCCTCAGAATTATCCCCGCCCTCGGAAACAATTGCCGGCAAAAACTCGATCCGCATCACTCGGTGCATATAGGCGTCGCCCATTTCCTCACCGGTCGCCATCACCTCACTCCACCAGGCGACAAACCGCGAATTCTCAGGATCGTGCAGCTCGCGCATAGCCGGCAGCTGCGCTAATTTATCCTTAAAAAAGTGAATCAGTTTTTTGATATCCATGTCGCTTTATTATACCCGAAAATAACGGCAAGCACAAGCGCCATCCCGCCGAGGATCTCAGCGCCGCTTCAAGAAATAATAGCCAATCGCCAGTGCCGCCAGCGCGCTACCGCCGATAACCACCCAAAAGGTCACCGGGCTCTCTGCAGCCGGCAAAGGCACATTCATGCCATACAGCCCGGCCACCATCGTCGGGATAGTCAGCGCCACCGTGATCACCGTTAGCAATCGAATTGTCTCATTCAACCGAGTATCCATCACCGCCCGGTAGCTATCACGCACATTGGTGATGGTTCGCAGCAGCGATTTACAACGGCTAATTACCTGCTCGAGGTCGATGGAAATATCTTCGACGTCATCCTTGTCATCATCCTTGAGTCGCAAGCTGCGATTGGCAATCAACCGCTCAATCGCCCAGTTCATCGGCAGCAAGGCATCCAGGTAGTCATTTAACTTGCGCTCATATTCGGTCAAGGTGACGATATCACGCGCCCGCAAAGTGTGAATATCGTCAGTCGCCGCCCGCATTTGGCGATTGATGGTCGCCACCCGCCGCTGGTACTGACTTGATACCGCCTCGATCATCGCCACCACCAGTTCAATCCGCCGCGATGTCCGCACCCGCGTCTTATCGATAAACGGCTGCCACAGCCGACCCAAGCTATCGCGCGACAATGTCACCACATACTCTTTGTGAATGCCGAACAAAATTGGCGTAGTAAAATCATTAAAATCATCATCCGTATCCGGTAGCCGGGCGATCAAGTACGTCCACTCATCATCAAACTCAATACGCGGCACCTCATGCGGGTCGAGCGCGTCACTAATCATATCCTCATCCATCCCCAGCGTCAGCAGCTCGGACACTTCCTCTTCGGTTGGCCGTTCGCAGCGCAGCCAACTGCCGCTACGCAATGTCTGAATCGGTGCGATCGCCTCGCCTGTTGAATGCAGGTATTCTATCATGTACTCAGTATAGCTCATTTGAAATATTTTGGTACCGGTTAGATGACAATAAGCTTGCGGAGGACATCATCAAAAACCACCAGCCGAGCTACCCGACTGGTGGTTTTGAGTGTTTATTTATATGAGCACTAACTCTTGATGCGCGTACCAGCAGCACCGTTGATAGCGTCAGCGGTTTTTTCGAGCGAGGTGATGATCGCCGTACGCCCCGAAGCGCCGGCCACAAAACTTAACGCCGCCTGGGTTTTTGGTAGCATTGAGCCAGCCGCAAACTGCCCAGCATCAATATGCTGCTGCAGCTCCTCGGCTGATACTTCGCCAAGCGCCTGCTCCGTCGGCTGACCAAAATTGACCTTAGCTGCATCAACCGAGGTTAGGATCAATAGTGTGTCCGCCCCGAGTGTGTCCGCCAGTTTGGCCGCACCAAAATCTTTGTCAATCACCGCCGCCACGCCACTCAATTGACCCGATGCGTCACGCAGCACCGGGATGCCGCCGCCGCCAGTCGAGACCACCAACACGCCAGCGTCAACCAGCGCCTTGATAACCGGAGCCTCAACAATCTCCTGAGGCTTTGGTGATGGCACAACGCGCCGCCAGCCACGACCCGAGTCTTCACGCACCGTATAGCCACGCTCGGCCTGTACTTTCCTGGCCTCTTCTTCCGAATAGAATGGCCCGATCGGCTTGGTTGGATTTTGAAATGCTGGATCAGCCT harbors:
- the arcC gene encoding carbamate kinase; this translates as MNQQRTIVVALGGNALQRQGEASSQAQQRVADETIAQLLPLIQAGHRVAIVHGNGPQVGNIVLHEEAINTEAVPSLPLEDSGAMSQGLIGFWLQQAIHDALATRGVHDKYAASIVTQTVVDQADPAFQNPTKPIGPFYSEEEARKVQAERGYTVREDSGRGWRRVVPSPKPQEIVEAPVIKALVDAGVLVVSTGGGGIPVLRDASGQLSGVAAVIDKDFGAAKLADTLGADTLLILTSVDAAKVNFGQPTEQALGEVSAEELQQHIDAGQFAAGSMLPKTQAALSFVAGASGRTAIITSLEKTADAINGAAGTRIKS
- a CDS encoding magnesium transporter CorA family protein, yielding MSYTEYMIEYLHSTGEAIAPIQTLRSGSWLRCERPTEEEVSELLTLGMDEDMISDALDPHEVPRIEFDDEWTYLIARLPDTDDDFNDFTTPILFGIHKEYVVTLSRDSLGRLWQPFIDKTRVRTSRRIELVVAMIEAVSSQYQRRVATINRQMRAATDDIHTLRARDIVTLTEYERKLNDYLDALLPMNWAIERLIANRSLRLKDDDKDDVEDISIDLEQVISRCKSLLRTITNVRDSYRAVMDTRLNETIRLLTVITVALTIPTMVAGLYGMNVPLPAAESPVTFWVVIGGSALAALAIGYYFLKRR
- a CDS encoding ABC transporter ATP-binding protein, with the protein product MAQPEPIITVDQLVKTYSGKNVVDGVSFEVKKGEIFGILGPNGAGKTTTLEMLEALRPIDGGTATIDGIDVAKQPKHIKNIIGIQLQSTTFYDKLTLREQLKMFASLYGQTVDADALLAKVQLTDKAKSYVEQLSGGQKQRFAIASTLVNNPTVLFLDEPTTGLDPQARRNLWDLIKEIRDEGITVVLTTHYMDEAELLCDRLAIMDNGKIITIDTPHNLIQQLLARGFKKKQVVEQANLEDVFIDLTGKAIRD
- a CDS encoding CHAP domain-containing protein, yielding MPKKPELSITRPQSRLRKRYVFALVLIPLIAVCISLGVLYWPKIAHKLHSLRVASSVDPSRGEATFPQIDTINLHPTRQKIISLAKTEFEAQSAGTKFSQGVREAWCADFVSWVMQQANAPLKNPHTGGWRIPGTFTLREYYEAAGRFKPVTSGYQPRPGDVAIYRGSPVFGDHTNIVLKNNDGVLTTVGGNEMNRIRVFTNHDKRYDGLLGYGVLAE